One Miscanthus floridulus cultivar M001 chromosome 11, ASM1932011v1, whole genome shotgun sequence DNA window includes the following coding sequences:
- the LOC136494323 gene encoding protein transport protein SEC24 A-like — protein sequence MQPPMGNERPPPPGRPVSAFVPGAAVPPPPFAAGGPFARPLQSGATAPPFGAAPPAAMGGFRGPPPSQGGPFGAGPPPQGPFTTSTPPSQGPFASAPPSQGLFASAPPSQGPFATAPPSQSPFTSPPPSQVPFAAGPPPTGPFAATPAPFRPPPSSLAQPQSPTGGALPPPPTYASPTQGYYTGAPPVNPQFPMSRPAFQQPVQTMPPPMGPAATFGNQAAYAGPPVGGTLQSLVEDFQSLALSSAPGSLDPGVDVKRLPRPLDGDEEPVKLMEAYPLNCHPRYFRLTTYVIPASQSLVSRWHLPLGAVVHPLAESPDGEEVPVINFGSAGVIRCRRCRTYINPYATFADSGRKWRCNLCMLLNDVPGEYFCALDASGRRYDTDQRPELSKGTVEFVAPTEYMVRPPMPPSYFFLIDVSVSAVRSGLLQVVAKTIKSCLDELPGFPRTQIGFLTFDSTLHFHNFKSSLSQPQMMVVADLDDVFLPLPDDLLVNLVDSRHVVESFLDSLPNMFHDNVNVESALGPALKAAFMVMSQIGGKLLVFQSTLPSLGIGRLRLRGDDVRAYGTDKEHTLRVPEDPFYKQMAAEFTKNQIAVDIFSFSDKYSDIASLGSLAKYTGGQVYHYPSFQAPTHGDKLKLELNRDLTRETAWESVMRIRCGKGVRFTTYHGHFMLRSTDLLALPAVDSDKAFAMQLSLEETLMTTQTVYFQVALLYTSSSGERRIRVHTAAAPVVTDLSEMYCQADTGAIVSLLGRIAVENSLSDKLDSVRQQLQLKLVRSLKEYRNLYVVQHRIGGRLIFPESLRFLPLYILAICKSLALRGGYADVSLDERCAAGFSMMILPVNRLLNFIYPSLYRVDEVLTMEPNKIDASLKRLPLTFQCLDTGGLYLLDDGFTFLVWLGRMLPPELVNNILGLSLANFSDLSKIQLRESDNELSRNFMKILRTLREKDPSYHQLCRVVRQGEQPREGYLLLSNLVEDQMAGTSSYVDWILQIHRQTQS from the exons ATGCAGCCGCCGATGGGGAACGagaggccgccgccgcccggccgccCTGTCTCAGCCTTCGTGCCCGGCGCCGCTGTCCCGCCTCCACCGTTTGCCGCCGGTGGCCCGTTCGCCCGGCCTCTTCAGTCTGGTGCTACGGCGCCCCCTTTTGGGGCTGCGCCACCCGCCGCAATGGGTGGGTTCAGGGGTCCACCGCCGTCACAGGGGGGACCCTTTGGAGCAGGTCCACCGCCTCAGGGCCCTTTCACCACCTCCACACCGCCGTCGCAAGGTCCCTTTGCCTCCGCTCCACCGTCTCAGGGCCTCTTTGCCTCCGCACCACCGTCTCAGGGCCCCTTTGCCACTGCTCCTCCATCTCAGAGTCCCTTTACGTCCCCTCCGCCGTCTCAGGTCCCCTTTGCTGCTGGACCACCGCCGACGGGCCCCTTTGCTGCTACACCAGCACCTTTTCGCCCTCCACCATCGTCCCTTGCGCAGCCGCAATCTCCCACGGGAGGTGCTTTGCCTCCACCACCGACATATGCAAGTCCGACGCAAGGGTATTACACCGGTGCACCACCTGTGAACCCTCAATTCCCGATGTCAAGGCCAGCATTTCAACAACCAGTGCAGACTATGCCTCCTCCAATGGGACCAGCTGCCACGTTTGGTAACCAGGCAGCGTATGCTGGGCCTCCAGTCGGAGGCACACTTCAGAGCTTAGTGGAGGACTTCCAGTCGTTAGCGCTGAGTTCTGCACCTGGGTCACTTGACCCTGGTGTTGATGTAAAACGCCTGCCAAGGCCATTGGATGGTGATGAGGAGCCAGTTAAGCTTATGGAGGCATACCCATTGAATTGCCACCCGAGGTACTTCCGGCTGACAACCTATGTGATCCCTGCATCTCAGTCATTGGTCTCCAGGTGGCATTTGCCTCTTGGAGCTGTGGTACACCCTCTTGCAGAATCACCTGATGGG GAGGAAGTGCCAGTTATCAACTTTGGGTCCGCCGGCGTCATTCGTTGTCGAAGATGCAGGACGTATATAAATCCTTATGCAACATTTGCAGATTCTGGAAGGAAATGGCGCTGCAATCTTTGCATGTTGCTCAATGACG TTCCTGGAGAGTACTTTTGTGCGCTTGATGCTAGTGGCAGAAGGTATGATACTGATCAAAGACCTGAACTCTCTAAGGGAACTGTAGAGTTTGTTGCTCCAACAGAATATATGGTGCGGCCACCGATGCCACCTTCCTATTTCTTTCTTATTGATGTGTCAGTATCTGCAGTTCGGAGCGGATTGCTTCAG GTTGTTGCAAAGACCATCAAATCATGCCTCGATGAACTTCCAGGCTTTCCGCGAACACAGATTGGATTCTTAACCTTTGACAGCACCTTGCATTTTCATAACTTCAAG TCTTCTTTGTCACAGCCTCAAATGATGGTGGTTGCTGATTTGGATGATGTTTTTCTGCCATTGCCTGATGACCTCTTGGTTAATTTGGTCGACTCAAGACATGTTGTGGAGTCATTTCTTGATAGCTTGCCAAATATGTTTCATGACAATGTAAATGTGGAGTCTGCTCTTGGTCCAGCACTTAAAGCAGCTTTCATGGTTATG AGTCAAATTGGGGGGAAGTTGCTTGTCTTCCAAAGTACTTTGCCCTCTCTTGGTATTGGTCGTTTGAGACTTCGAGGAGATGATGTTCGTGCATATGGAACGGATAAGGAGCATactctgagggtaccagaagatcCCTTCTACAAACAGATGGCTGCTGAATTCACAAAAAATCAGATCGCAGTGGACATATTTTCTTTCAGCGATAAGTACTCTGATATAGCTTCTTTGG GGTCTTTGGCAAAGTATACTGGTGGTCAGGTGTACCATTATCCATCATTCCAGGCACCTACACATGGAGACAAACTTAAACTTGAGCTTAATAGGGACCTTACACGAGAGACTGCCTGGGAATCTGTTATGCGTATCAGATGTGGAAAAG GAGTACGGTTCACAACCTATCATGGTCATTTCATGCTTCGGTCCACAGACCTGTTAGCCCTTCCAGCTGTTGACTCTGATAAAGCTTTTGCAATGCAACTGTCGCTGGAGGAGACATTAATGACCACCCAGACTGTATActtccaagtggcattgct ATACACATCATCCTCTGGTGAAAGGCGTATCAGGGTCCACACAGCAGCTGCACCTGTGGTCACAGATCTTAGTGAAATGTATTGTCAAGCAGATACTGGTGCCATTGTGTCATTGTTGGGTAGAATTG CGGTTGAAAATTCACTGTCTGATAAGCTGGACAGTGTCCGGCAGCAGTTACAGTTAAAGCTCGTCAGAAGTCTGAAGGAATACCGCAATTTATATGTTGTACAACACCGGATAGGCGGGAGACTGATTTTTCCCGAATCTCTAAGGTTTTTGCCATTATACATCCTGGCTATCTGCAAATCTCTTGCTCTCCGTGGAGGTTATGCAGATGTTTCTCTTGATGAACGATGTGCTGCTGGTTTCAGCATGATGATATTGCCTGTAAACAGGCTGCTCAATTTTATCTATCCTTCTCTGTACAGAGTTGATGAAGTATTAACAATG GAACCAAATAAGATTGATGCTTCATTGAAGCGATTGCCATTAACATTTCAGTGTTTAGATACTGGAGGTTTGTACCTCCTTGATGATGGCTTCACTTTCTTAGTGTGGTTAGGTAGGATGCTCCCACCTGAACTTGTGAACAACATTCTTGGATTGAGCTTGGCAAACTTCTCTGACCTATCAAAG ATTCAATTGAGAGAGAGTGACAATGAGTTGTcaagaaatttcatgaaaatacTAAGAACCCTGCGGGAGAAGGATCCTTCTTATCACCAGCTATGCCGTGTGGTGCGACAGGGTGAACAACCAAGAGAAGGCTATCTGCTTCTATCTAACCTTGTTGAGGACCAGATGGCTGGAACAAGCAGTTACGTTGATTGGATACTGCAAATTCACCGTCAAACACAAAGCTAA